A window of Plodia interpunctella isolate USDA-ARS_2022_Savannah chromosome 3, ilPloInte3.2, whole genome shotgun sequence genomic DNA:
AGACTCGGATGGGTCAGTCTGGCTCCCGGACATTGAGTTAGGCGGGAAGCGGGGTCAAGCCCCAAAGAGGAAAGCTTCGGAGGAAGTTGAGGAGGCTGAAAGGGCCTCCAACAAGCTTTCCTCTGCCACGAGGGGCCGGGCTGCTCGCCGGGGCTCCTATTCTGGGACGGCCGAGGCAAGGGAGAGGCTCCGCGATCTTTCGGCGGATTATGCCGAATTTGAACGCGAGCTGGACAGGGCTGGTACCAGCAAATTTTTGAAGGCCAGCGAGAAGGGCGGGAAGAGGTGCCTTGTAGATGAGCACCTTGAGGTGGTGAGGGCGGCTGCCCAGAAGGTTTTGGCGGAGGCCGGAAAGTCCGGCAACCTGAAGGGAACGGCATGGCGGGCCATGAACGAGGCCTGCCATGACATAATTGTGGCGGCCGGAAAAATTGAGGCTCAGTGCGAGGAGTCGGAGGCTGTCCGCATTCTCAGGGCGGACAACAAGAGAATGCGGGAGCAGCTTTCGCTCCTCGAACAGGAGACGAAGGCCCTGCGCACGGCCTTTGCCGAGCGCACGTCGTCGGCGCTGAAGGAGGCCCAACCAGCGGCGGGAGCCCCCTCGCTTGAGGACATCAAGGGACTCCTATCCGAATGGAAGGAGTCATTTGAGAGAGATGTGTTCCTCAGGCTGGGGGGAATGGTCAGCGACCGCCTTAAGGAGGCCGAGAAGAGAGGCTTCCTGGCCCCGGAGCCGATTGTTCGGCCGCCTCTTGCGACCGACAAGAAGACCAAGGAGGCCGAAGCGCCGGCCCCAAAAACCGGGAAAAATTATGCCAGCGTAGCTGCGGGGGCTACCCTGATGCCCCCAGCACGACCTGGGCCTGCACCCAAAGCTGTTCCAGCTAAGAAGCAGGCCAAACAAGTGACGGCACAGGCCCAGGTATCTACCGAGCCACCTGCTGAATTGCCTCCGCCTCAAGAAGGCGAACAAGGGTGGGCTGAGGTGGTCAGAAAGGGGAAAAAGAAGAGGAACAAGAAATCCTCCCCCTCTGCCCAGCCGAAGCCTACCCAAGCGGAGGCCCCCAAGGCGAGCGTACAGCCGCCCAAAAAGATAAAGTTCACCCCTCCCAAGACTTCGGCGGTGGTGGTGACTCTCAAGCCGGAATCCAAGCTGGATTACCGTGCGGTAATAACGAGGGCCACCACCATCGACCTATCGTCGATAGGGGTGGACCATGTGTCGGCTGTTCGCGGCACGGCTACGGGGGCCCGCATTATTGAAATACCCGGAGCTGACA
This region includes:
- the LOC128683984 gene encoding uncharacterized protein LOC128683984 — protein: MGRNVAKASRGRSLTPRGKRSTGGGNEEVAKEEVSEKTVISRSESLYFSDGDSDGSVWLPDIELGGKRGQAPKRKASEEVEEAERASNKLSSATRGRAARRGSYSGTAEARERLRDLSADYAEFERELDRAGTSKFLKASEKGGKRCLVDEHLEVVRAAAQKVLAEAGKSGNLKGTAWRAMNEACHDIIVAAGKIEAQCEESEAVRILRADNKRMREQLSLLEQETKALRTAFAERTSSALKEAQPAAGAPSLEDIKGLLSEWKESFERDVFLRLGGMVSDRLKEAEKRGFLAPEPIVRPPLATDKKTKEAEAPAPKTGKNYASVAAGATLMPPARPGPAPKAVPAKKQAKQVTAQAQVSTEPPAELPPPQEGEQGWAEVVRKGKKKRNKKSSPSAQPKPTQAEAPKASVQPPKKIKFTPPKTSAVVVTLKPESKLDYRAVITRATTIDLSSIGVDHVSAVRGTATGARIIEIPGADSGAAADNLAEKLREVIGSEAEVTRPFKAAQIRVSGFDEGVTPEALKEATARAGKCPSGQVKVGNIRIAPDMTGAVIITCPVAAANALIEEGRLLVGWTAAKVRGLEALPMRCFRCMGIGHTRALCPSPVDRSELCHRCGKSGHISSACEASEPWCAVCYAHKLTAKHIMGGPSCNPPRTRGKLALNKGTPEGTTMEH